Proteins encoded by one window of Arachis ipaensis cultivar K30076 chromosome B04, Araip1.1, whole genome shotgun sequence:
- the LOC107638768 gene encoding protein ENDOSPERM DEFECTIVE 1-like has protein sequence MDSATIKASTVVPDASAPPPPPPPPTPSNHRRPRVREVSSRFMSPAVSSTAPRRRHHHQQPEVDSSNSADENHRPVENSDAGTPFPIGCNSTSQCKGNLGNTTTTQRKQRAVKLFKENNNNGVGRDPSRSCSGRIGVGIGNGGFGATPSRPDTPTVVVPSRYRLTPQHRGNTSAAAKLLQASGMSLKGNAGSGWPRMETNSVSGDASSVCSDDDCRSDSGVSCSTQSLPELCSEVDMLPSVSNRSVAEKIGSRSVLSSSISSNSGSNVESKVHASPFHRSITWPSSCEKQTPSLSKLYGNQLNHVKAGGLSLPPVPPSAKPVAETRKGKKGSSNQEDVHSLRLMYNRYLQWRYANAKAVSAMKVQQRESERVLYSQAMKISEMRDSVNRKRVELELLRRSKTLSTILDAQIPYLDEWSALEEEYSLSISEAIQALLNATVQLPLGGNVRVDVKEVGESLNSASKMMETIVLNIQRFMPKAEQTDVCISELARVVSGERAVIGECGDLLSKTYKSQVEECSLRGQLIQLYSTCHNNNNITEQEAFDSSVAICAGNEPC, from the exons ATGGATTCCGCAACAATCAAAGCTTCTACTGTCGTTCCAGATGCATCtgcccctcctcctcctccaccgCCGCCGACCCCTTCTAACCACCGCCGGCCTAGGGTCCGGGAGGTTAGCTCTAGGTTCATGTCTCCGGCGGTTTCTTCAACCGCGCCGAGGCGGCGGCACCACCACCAGCAACCGGAAGTTGATTCCTCGAATTCCGCTGATGAGAATCACAGGCCTGTTGAGAATTCAGATGCAGGAACCCCGTTCCCAATTGGGTGTAATTCAACTTCTCAGTGTAAAGGGAATTTGGGGAACACTACTACTACTCAGAGGAAACAAAGGGCTGTGAAGCTTTTCAAGGAGAATAACAATAATGGAGTGGGAAGAGACCCTTCAAGGTCATGTTCTGGAAGAATTGGAGTTGGAATTGGGAATGGTGGTTTCGGTGCCACCCCTTCTAGGCCTGATACCCCCACAGTTGTTGTGCCTTCAAGGTATAGGCTCACGCCGCAGCACAGGGGTAACACCTCGGCCGCTGCGAAACTGCTTCAGGCCAGTGGAATGTCACTAAAGGGCAATGCCGGTTCTGGTTGGCCTAGGATGGAAACCAACTCGGTGTCCGGGGATGCTTCTTCGGTGTGCTCCGATGATGATTGTCGTAGCGATTCGGGTGTGAGTTGCAGCACTCAGTCACTTCCTGAGTTGTGTTCTGAGGTAGATATGTTGCCTTCTGTGTCCAATAGGTCAGTGGCTGAAAAAATTGGCAGTAGAAGTGTCTTGAGTAGTAGCATTAGTAGCAATAGTGGTAGTAATGTCGAGTCGAAAGTACATGCTTCGCCTTTCCATCGGTCGATTACTTGGCCGTCTAGTTGCGAGAAGCAAACTCCTTCACTGTCCAAGCTGTATGGAAATCAATTGAATCATGTTAAGGCAGGAGGACTGAGTTTGCCTCCGGTACCCCCTAGCGCGAAACCGGTGGCAGAAACAAGGAAAGGGAAGAAAGGGTCTAGTAATCAGGAAGATGTGCATTCCTTGAGACTGATGTATAATCGTTATCTGCAATGGAGATATGCCAATGCCAAAGCAGTGTCTGCCATGAAAGTGCAGCAAAGAGAAAGTGAG AGAGTACTATATTCTCAGGCGATGAAAATATCAGAAATGCGGGATTCTGTAAACCGGAAACGCGTAGAACTGGAGCTTTTGCGGAGATCAAAGACTCTCTCAACAATTCTTGATGCGCAA ATTCCCTATCTGGATGAGTGGTCTGCTTTGGAAGAAGAATATTCACTCTCTATTTCTGAAGCAATTCAAGCTTTGTTGAATGCCACAGTACAACTTCCACTTGGTGGGAATGTTAGG GTTGATGTAAAGGAGGTTGGGGAGAGCCTGAATTCAGCATCAAAGATGATGGAAACAATTGttctcaatatccaaagattCATGCCAAAAGCAGAACAAACCGATGTCTGTATCTCAGAATTAGCTAGAGTTGTTAGTGGAGAAAGAGCTGTAATTGGAGAATGTGGAGATTTATTGTCAAAGACATATAAGTCACAGGTTGAGGAGTGCAGCTTAAGGGGCCAATTAATCCAACTATATTCAActtgtcataataataataatatcacaGAACAAGAAGCATTTGATAGTTCAGTTGCAATTTGTGCTGGCAATGAGCCTTGTTAG
- the LOC107638769 gene encoding sodium/hydrogen exchanger 6 → MGMEDDISPADAHGSKTPGKEQQAAGVGILLQIMMLVLSFVLGHVLRRKKIYVIPEASASLLIGLIVGVLANISDTENSIRAWFNFHEEFFFLFLLPPIIFQSGFSLAPKPFFSNFGAIVTFAIFGTFIASIVTGVLVYLGGLVFLMYRLPFVECLMFGALISATDPVTVLSIFQELGTDVNLYALVFGESVLNDAMAISLYRTMSLVKTHPSGQNLLMVVVRFLETFVGSMSAGVGVGFISALLFKYAGLDIDNLQNLESCLFVLFPYFSYMLAEGLGLSGIVSILFTGIVMKHYSYPNLSQSSQRFVSAFFELISSLAETFVFIYMGFDIAMEQHSWSHVGFIFFSIIFIGIARAANVFSCAYLVNLVRPSHRKIPPKHQKALWYSGLRGAMAFALALQSVHDLPEGHGQTIFTATTAIVVLTVLLIGGSTGTMLEALEVVGDSHGDSPLATVGTITNNYEENNGYVAPSYDEESSSGSRFKMKLKEFHKSAGSFTAIDKNFLTPFFTSQSGDEDDEDEPLTSTRPERPGRPGLNRHNPYSS, encoded by the exons ATGGGGATGGAGGACGATATATCTCCGGCCGACGCTCACGGCAGCAAAACCCCCGGCAAGGAACAGCAGGCCGCCGGCGTCGGAATCCTGCTTCAGATCATGATGCTCGTCCTCTCCTTCGTCCTCGGCCACGTCCTCCGCCGCAAGAAGATTTACGTCATACCCGAAGCCAGTGCCTCTCTTCTCATTGGCTTAATCGTTGGTGTTCTCGCTAACATCTCTGACACCGAAAATAGtatcag GGCGTGGTTCAATTTTCACGAAGagtttttcttcctcttcttgttacCTCCTATCATATT TCAGTCTGGCTTCAGTCTTGCACCT AAAccttttttctctaattttggAGCAATTGTGACTTTTGCAATATTTGGCACATTTATAGCCTCAATAGTGACCGGTGTTTTAGT TTATCTTGGTGGGCTGGTCTTCCTCATGTATAGATTGCCTTTTGTCGAGTGCCTCATGTTTGGGGCTCTTATATCGGCAACTGATCCCGTTACTGTTTTATCAATATTTCAG GAGCTTGGCACAGATGTCAATCTATATGCTTTGGTTTTTGGAGAATCTGTTTTGAATGATGCA ATGGCAATTTCTTTGTACAG GACGATGTCATTGGTTAAGACTCATCCATCTGGACAGAATTTATTAATGGTGGTTGTTAGATTTTTGGAGACTTTTGTTGGTTCAATGTCTGCAG GTGTTGGAGTGGGATTCATATCTGCTTTA CTTTTTAAGTATGCAGGATTGGATATTGACAA CCTTCAGAACTTGGAGAGTTGTCTTTTTGTTCTATTTCCATATTTCTC ATACATGCTTGCAGAAGGCCTTGGTTTGTCCGGTATCGTATCAATACTGTTTACAGGAATA gTCATGAAGCACTATTCATATCCAAATTTGTCACAAAGTTCTCAAAGATTTGTCTCTGCTTTTTTCGAGTTGATATCTTCACTAGCAGAGACCTTTGT ATTTATATACATGGGCTTTGATATTGCTATGGAGCAACATAGCTGGTCACATGTTGGATTTATATTCTTCTCCATT ATATTCATTGGAATTGCAAG GGCGGCAAATGTCTTCTCTTGTGCTTATCTGGTCAACTTGGTCAGACCTTCTCATCGAAAGATACCTCCAAAACACCAAAAAGCACTTTGGTATAGTG GACTTCGAGGAGCAATGGCCTTTGCCCTTGCATTGCAATCAGTTCATGATCTTCCAGAGGGACACGGTCAGACCATCTTTACTGCAACAACAGCAATAGTTGTTTTGACG GTATTATTGATTGGGGGATCAACCGGTACCATGCTGGAAGCTCTAGAAGTGGTTGGTGACAGTCATGGTGATAGCCCTTTGGCCACAGTGGGCACCATCACA AACAATTATGAGGAAAACAATGGTTATGTTGCTCCTTCTTATGATGAAGAATCATCATCAGGAAGCAGATTCAAGATGAAGCTAAAAGAATTCCATAAGAG TGCTGGATCATTTACTGCAATAGATAAAAACTTTCTGACCCCATTCTTTACAAGTCAAAGTGGAGATGAAGATGATGAAG ATGAGCCGTTGACTTCAACAAGACCGGAAAGACCGGGACGACCGGGACTTAACCGTCACAATCCTTATTCATCATGA